ACCGACAATTCCCAGCTGTTTGCCAAGTCCGACGGCATGGAGTGGGTATACCCATTGGTGAAAGAGGCTGCCGATAACTCGAAGCGGTTTGCCACCATGGTAGAGCCAAAGGGCGGGTACACCAGCTACAGCCTGGCGCAGTGCACCATTGACCTCAGCTCAGCGGATTGCTCGGCGTGCTTCCAGTATGCTATGAAAGAGATCGGGAATAATCACACGCTAGGCCGAGTGTGGCGGTTTGCTTGCCCGAGCTGCGCCATCTTCCACTACACCTGGCCTTTCTTTTTTACCTCACCAGGTGAGCCCTGTCCTGTTTCGTTCTCCTGCTCTCGATCATTTGCTTTGGCCATTAATCGAATCTCATAGTTTGACGTACTCTGGCAATAGAATTTGGGACCACGAGAAAGCAAATGTTTGCCTACCTCCAAGTTTTCgcatcattttctctctttgagACATAAATAAGATTAATTGACTTTGCTTATCTCAGCAGGAAGTAAAAAAGGTAGCCAGAGGAGAACCGTGATTATCATTTCCTCCACAGCAGGGATACTGCTGCTAGCAATGGGGACTATCGTCTTGCATTTCCATACGCGAAAAAGGAAACGACTTAATGGTGAGTTTCACTATCCTGAGCAAATTTTTCGTGGCGGCTTTACATGACTTCTCATGTTACCATAAGTGATCTTCATTTTTCAATACTATACTCTTGTGGCAGAGGAGCTAAGAAAATACAACAGTGAGATGGCTTCACTTATGAGTAATCTCACTGAGGATGAAAGAAACCATGAGCTGCCCCAGTACAGCCTAAGAACAATGCAGGCAGCGACTAATAATTTCTCGAACGAGAACAAGCTCGGAAGAGGAGGATTTGGCCTTGTCTATAAGGTACTTCACTAAATGCTATTTCATTGTCACGTGCACCTACATAATTAAATCCTATGCAGACTTTTATCCTATGTTGCATGTGTGCACCTAAACAGCTGCCACACCTATGTTAATGTTGGCGCTGGTGCTTCCCCATCACACACATCAAGTGCAGTAAAGTAAGCAGAACCGATCCaaaactgacatttttaaattaCCAACTAAACTAGCCCTAATAAAAAAGTTATAATGACTTAAATTAATAAGACAATCAAATACttaattgaaaattatatatatatatatatatacgcacacacacaaaatttttATCTCTTCTGCACCCacacctttctttttttgttgaaaattacCATGTCCTGCACCACCACCTACACCCTGTACCCTTGGGACATAGCTGTTATCAATTTTAGTACCTTTATATGTCTTGATCTACCTTTGTTGTCATTGCCTTACACCAATTCTTTTATGTAGTTACTTGTTGTTTACCTTCTACTCATGCGATAGGCGAATATTTATCTGACTTCATTGTCTATTGTTTAATTCGTTCCTACCAATTCTGTCAACGTTACCTTAACCAACACGTTTCTAGCAATGCCTCTAATTTACAATGCATGTGTTGAAACCTTTCTCATATGGCCACCTGGGACAGTGTAATATAGATTGCATCGTTTGTTTCTCTCAGGTGAACACAATGGTCGGCTTGTCGCAGTGAAAAGGCTTTCTGAGCGATCTGGGCAGGGGCTGATGGAGTTTATGAATGAAGTTACATTGATCGCAAAGCTTCGACCTAAGAACTTGGTTGGTCTATTGGGTTGCAGTGTGGAGCGGGGAGAAAAGATTCTTATCTATGAATTTATGCCGAATGGCAGCcttggtgcttttttttttttgggtgatgaACATCTTTagttctcatttttcctttttccgcTAAAAAGACTGTTGGCTCCTCATGGTGATAAAAAATGTCTGTGGTCTTTTGCTCTTATCTCTTGCGATTTTGGTTTCTTGTATTTAATTCCGAAATTTGTCTTGCAAGTTTCTTTTGATCTACTATACAAACATGGTTTGCCCTGATAAGAACAAATGTCGGTCAACCAATTACTAATGCCTCTATTAAgacaaaaataaacagaaaaaatgcATACCCTAAAACACTATAACCCAAACAAGAAATCACACAAGCTAACTTTCAGAATCAAATAGAACAGCATCATGTAATTGGTCCGGGAGTTGGAATAGCTCACGTCATTATAGATCTCTTTCTATATGAACTTGTTGCCTTTCTAAATGTGACAAAGCGACAGGGAGACTTATGTGCTGGTTTTCAACGTAAATCATTGGACTGGAAGAAACGATTCAAAATAATTATGGGAAGTGCAAGAGGGATGCTGTACCTTCATCATCAAGATTCCCGGCTCAACATCATTCATCGGGATCACAAAGCAGGCAACATTTTGTTGGATGACCAGATGACGGCAAAGATTTCCGACTTTGGAATGGCCCGAATCTTCAGTGGAGATCATGACCCAAAAGCCACCAATATCATTGTTGGCACTTAGTATGTGTAGGATTGGTGAAAATTCAGTGAAATCTGCAAATCTTCATCATATGGTCTGTTAGAATTCTTTGACATGCTAGTACAAAATCGAGTTTCACgtaggcaaacttgacagtttaTTGGCATCCTATTCAGAATTTAATTAAGATGTATTTCATACTTTCTTGTGTGGTAAacaaatgaatatttcaatACAGAGCATAACATTGCTTAATGAATACTGCTCGAATCAAGTTTCAAATAGAACGAATTAGCCAAGGACTCTTGACTTGGTTGTTCTGGTAGCTTTACGAGAGAACTAACCTGTTCATGTATGAAACTGGTTCATGTGAAGTATTGGCAACTTTGGTCTGTTTATAGTGTCTTTTTAAGAATGAGGTTATATAGCATGTACATCCACTACATATAACCAGGAGGTTCATGGAAATTTAAGTTGAAATCCAACTCAAATATGAGCATCTTGCAAGCTAAAAAAGGGGGAACATCATTAAATTCACCTACATTTCAATCATATGACTTCTGTTGCTAGGATTTCACAGAAGGAAGAGTGTCAATTACACCTATTTGTCTTGCTGCTACAGGAAAAGAGGCCATCGCAAGTTTACATTCTTTGCATGGTGGGCACCAAGTCGAAACAACATGGTCCTATGCTGCACAACTAAAAGCATGAGTAGTATTACTGAAATTTGAAGCACCCATCTCACTGGGCCGAAAAACTTGGATCCTTGACTTTCATTTGAATAATTCATATGGAATCTTTCACTAGACTGAGACAACATTTAAGTGAagcaaaaaatacaaagaaagcAGTGGATGAACAGAATAATAAAAGGGATCAACAACCATAATAGGATTATCATTTCCTTAGGATGccacttttgtttttcaacaaaTCGAACAtgttcctaattttttttctgctaGAAAATAGCTTTCAAATCTTGGTTCGAAGACTTCATCCACAAAATTTAATCTAAAGGATAGAAAAATAACTTTCTTATATTCTGCGTGTTATCTTATTTCTGGCTGCATTAATTTACCTGCGTCGGGTCTGCGGAGAATAGACATCCGAATGTTATGGGCAATGCTTAAATAGTTACGAAGCAGGACGccatgtaaatgaaaagataacaaaaatatGATTAGTTTTGCAAGCGGATCAAATGAAAGATATCAATTAACAGATAGAGAACAGAAAAAATTGTGTTAGGCACCCAACAAAGATGATGTTTACTGCCTTTCTTGGAATGGCGGTCACATTTGAAATCGAGTGACAAAGTCGATTACTGCCTCTTCCCCTTCTTATCGAACTACAAGCGCTTGTTGGCCGGTTTTCTTTTCTACCGTGAG
This window of the Nymphaea colorata isolate Beijing-Zhang1983 chromosome 2, ASM883128v2, whole genome shotgun sequence genome carries:
- the LOC116248561 gene encoding cysteine-rich repeat secretory protein 38-like isoform X2, yielding MATTTLSICPRFSCLLILLLRLLQSPPSVHPSMTEDPIEARLRQNNYLDRICFPSADGLSPIYWQNLEEIFRYLVDSIPLMGFSNTSVGESTDTIYGFAICRGDNPADICRNCIAAAVERVKIECPMNRSAMIWFEACFLRFSSNRFLGIFEPKFPVVWTDNSQLFAKSDGMEWVYPLVKEAADNSKRFATMVEPKGGYTSYSLAQCTIDLSSADCSACFQYAMKEIGNNHTLGRVWRFACPSCAIFHYTWPFFFTSPAGSKKGSQRRTVIIISSTAGILLLAMGTIVLHFHTRKRKRLNEELRKYNSEMASLMSNLTEDERNHELPQYSLRTMQAATNNFSNENKLGRGGFGLVYKVNTMVGLSQ